One genomic region from Candidatus Limnocylindrales bacterium encodes:
- a CDS encoding DUF2891 domain-containing protein — translation MNEPSLIRFEGTWTLRQETASCFAQLVLKGIRREYPHYFGHVANEDREIKTPKALHPAFYGCFDWHSSVHGHWLLVRLLRLFPELPEAGQIRWVLNEHLTAENISVEVDYFQQPHHKSFERTYGWAWLLKLAEELYNWDDSDGKNWSRNLDPLTQVIILRYLDFLPRLLYPMRTGVHSNTAFGLAFALDYARTTGHSELENLVVERSLTYFLADKTYPAAWEPGGEDFLSPCLMEADLMRRVLEPDRFKDWFHPFLPTLRKGEPRTLLEPVKGIDRSDPRIIHLDGLNLSRAWNMRSIASALAVDDPAREILACAALQHAQEALAHVISGYYAGEHWLATFAVYLLSTPDPLKEEIVETRRIQTKE, via the coding sequence ATGAACGAGCCTTCTTTAATCCGATTCGAGGGGACATGGACCCTTCGCCAGGAAACAGCCTCGTGTTTTGCTCAACTGGTTTTGAAGGGGATTCGTAGGGAATATCCCCACTATTTCGGTCATGTGGCAAATGAGGACCGGGAGATAAAGACTCCAAAAGCCTTACATCCCGCCTTCTATGGTTGTTTTGACTGGCATTCATCTGTACACGGACATTGGTTGCTGGTACGCCTTCTACGCCTATTTCCTGAATTGCCGGAAGCCGGACAGATTCGTTGGGTACTCAACGAACATTTAACCGCTGAAAATATTTCGGTGGAAGTGGATTATTTTCAACAACCTCATCATAAATCCTTTGAACGCACGTATGGATGGGCCTGGTTATTAAAACTTGCAGAAGAGCTTTATAACTGGGACGATTCAGATGGTAAAAACTGGTCCAGAAACCTGGATCCACTGACCCAGGTAATAATCTTACGTTATCTTGACTTTCTCCCCCGACTCCTCTATCCCATGCGTACCGGTGTTCATTCGAATACGGCTTTTGGTCTTGCCTTTGCTCTGGATTATGCCAGGACCACAGGTCATTCAGAACTGGAAAACCTGGTGGTGGAGCGGAGCCTGACCTACTTTTTGGCGGATAAGACCTATCCGGCTGCCTGGGAACCGGGCGGAGAAGACTTTCTGTCCCCCTGTTTAATGGAAGCCGATCTCATGCGTCGGGTATTAGAACCCGATAGATTTAAAGATTGGTTTCATCCTTTCTTACCGACCTTGAGGAAGGGAGAACCCAGAACTTTGCTGGAACCTGTAAAAGGGATAGACAGAAGTGATCCTAGAATTATCCATCTGGATGGGTTGAACCTCAGCCGGGCCTGGAATATGCGAAGTATCGCTTCGGCCTTAGCAGTAGACGATCCGGCACGGGAAATCCTCGCCTGTGCAGCCCTTCAACACGCCCAAGAAGCCCTTGCCCACGTTATCAGTGGCTACTATGCAGGAGAACACTGGCTGGCAACCTTTGCGGTCTATTTACTATCCACCCCGGATCCTTTAAAAGAAGAAATCGTGGAGACCCGGAGAATCCAGACAAAGGAATAA
- a CDS encoding acyl--CoA ligase translates to MNSISPEGNTKFSKAHRERSSLLELLESAPGEKVAVVLPETGIRITYDSLRAQVMSIAHTFAKAGIYPGDRIALALPNGLPAIVCFLAASFVGTAAPLNPGYRYEEFCFYLEDTAARVLVIPPEGGDEARRAAGERIPVLTVEIDSDGLVRLSTPERGHPARHSPRLEPYPEDIALVLHTSGSTGRPKRVPLRHFNLAVSARNIVNTYKLNPDDVSLCVMPLFHVHGLVASVLSTLLSGGTVVVPARFNPLSFWRIVRDHRVTWYSAVPTIHQLLLARTGKGSEKPAGTESLRFIRSCSAPLSPELMQRMEEIFEVPVLEAYGMTEAAHQMASNPLPPGIRKPGTVGRGTGVQIGIMDSTGQLLEPGQPGEVVIQGANVIQGYENNPEANISSFVNRWFRTGDQGVLDGDGYLRLIGRIKELINRGGEKISPREIDEVLLTHPAVTEAVCFGVPHPTWGEEVAAAVVLQQQVSESDLLRYCQDRLADFKCPKKIYLVDSIPRTATGKIQRRAVAEAFSGNQK, encoded by the coding sequence ATGAATTCAATTTCCCCTGAGGGTAATACAAAATTTTCTAAAGCTCACAGGGAGCGTTCCAGCCTGTTAGAGTTGCTCGAATCTGCTCCCGGTGAGAAGGTTGCTGTCGTTTTACCTGAGACCGGAATTCGAATTACCTACGATTCACTGCGGGCTCAGGTTATGTCTATAGCCCATACCTTTGCAAAGGCCGGAATTTATCCGGGTGATCGTATAGCCCTTGCTTTACCCAACGGACTCCCGGCCATTGTATGTTTTCTTGCAGCCTCCTTTGTCGGTACCGCCGCTCCCTTAAATCCCGGTTACCGTTATGAAGAATTCTGCTTCTACCTGGAGGATACGGCAGCCCGGGTTCTGGTCATTCCTCCTGAGGGTGGAGACGAAGCCCGACGCGCTGCAGGTGAGCGAATTCCTGTTTTGACCGTAGAAATCGATTCCGATGGTCTGGTCCGGCTTTCTACTCCGGAGCGTGGGCACCCTGCCCGTCATAGTCCCAGATTGGAACCCTATCCCGAAGATATAGCCCTTGTCCTACATACCAGCGGAAGCACGGGACGACCCAAACGGGTGCCTCTCCGACATTTCAATCTGGCCGTTTCTGCCCGGAATATCGTGAATACCTATAAGCTAAATCCTGACGATGTGTCCCTCTGCGTAATGCCACTCTTCCACGTTCACGGACTGGTTGCTTCGGTTCTGTCAACCTTACTTTCCGGTGGTACGGTGGTTGTCCCGGCCCGGTTTAATCCTCTTTCGTTCTGGCGCATCGTTCGAGATCATAGGGTTACCTGGTATTCTGCAGTTCCTACGATCCATCAACTTCTCTTAGCCCGCACCGGAAAAGGGTCCGAAAAACCCGCCGGTACAGAATCTTTGCGATTTATTCGATCTTGCAGTGCTCCCCTTTCACCCGAACTGATGCAAAGGATGGAGGAAATCTTCGAGGTTCCCGTACTTGAAGCCTACGGTATGACGGAAGCTGCCCATCAGATGGCTTCAAATCCACTTCCTCCGGGTATCCGTAAACCGGGTACCGTAGGACGGGGAACCGGCGTTCAAATCGGTATTATGGATTCTACCGGACAACTCCTGGAACCGGGTCAACCCGGAGAAGTGGTTATTCAGGGAGCTAACGTCATTCAGGGATACGAGAACAATCCGGAGGCCAATATAAGTTCTTTTGTAAACCGATGGTTTCGCACCGGAGATCAAGGGGTTCTCGATGGAGACGGTTATTTACGGCTTATTGGAAGGATTAAAGAATTAATTAACCGGGGAGGAGAGAAAATCTCTCCCCGTGAGATTGACGAGGTTTTGCTGACGCATCCGGCTGTGACAGAAGCCGTATGCTTTGGGGTTCCCCACCCAACGTGGGGTGAGGAAGTCGCAGCCGCCGTAGTTTTGCAACAGCAGGTAAGTGAATCGGATCTCCTGAGGTATTGCCAGGATCGCCTGGCCGACTTCAAGTGCCCTAAGAAGATATACCTTGTAGATTCGATCCCGCGGACCGCAACTGGAAAGATCCAACGCCGTGCGGTTGCCGAAGCTTTTTCAGGAAATCAAAAATAA
- a CDS encoding Wzz/FepE/Etk N-terminal domain-containing protein, which translates to MAEVSEKFIVKTDVEEADETSLMDYLKVLWKWKYLIIGGTLLCMILAAIISLLMPKVYRATALLLITDPKIGGNVGVRLPPIETYVGIIKSQTVAKEILEKFSLDKPPYNLTLESLMDGMISVVPLRGTNLIRINVEYTNPEKARDIANMVAVSAVELNKALNEDETVKSRDFLKTQLDEASEALAKAEQELLAFKETSEIDKLRKEVEILLKGKERLELELLEINQIIEEQNTVVDVLGKKLGNEKKILVLSRSISNDSIMKDVVQEVSKLPPLDLLGIQAKDEQVNPLYQELEPKLVEALSGLEGLKVRKAVLARDLEANGKRLTDLQKDLAQREIKLENLTRTYELAKEVYKSLKQRFEEARIQVASKTQELKVVDSAVIPENPIKPNRKMNVLTAGAVALLGLVILAFLLEYISRYRVKPSIQTTLDSSLP; encoded by the coding sequence ATGGCCGAAGTAAGTGAAAAATTCATTGTAAAAACAGACGTAGAAGAGGCAGATGAAACGAGTTTAATGGATTATTTGAAGGTACTCTGGAAGTGGAAGTATTTGATTATAGGGGGAACCCTGCTTTGTATGATCTTAGCAGCGATAATAAGTCTTCTGATGCCCAAAGTGTATCGAGCAACAGCCCTTCTTCTTATCACAGATCCGAAGATCGGGGGCAATGTGGGAGTCCGGCTTCCTCCTATCGAAACGTATGTAGGGATCATCAAAAGTCAAACGGTTGCTAAAGAAATTCTTGAGAAATTTAGTTTAGATAAACCCCCTTATAATTTAACTCTTGAAAGTCTGATGGATGGAATGATATCGGTAGTACCCCTTAGAGGTACCAATCTGATTCGTATTAACGTAGAGTATACAAACCCTGAAAAGGCCCGAGACATAGCCAATATGGTAGCGGTTTCGGCTGTGGAACTGAATAAAGCTCTCAATGAAGATGAAACGGTTAAGTCCAGGGATTTTCTCAAAACTCAACTGGATGAGGCAAGTGAGGCGCTGGCCAAAGCCGAGCAGGAGCTACTGGCTTTTAAAGAAACTTCAGAAATCGATAAATTAAGAAAAGAAGTTGAAATCCTTCTGAAAGGGAAGGAAAGGCTCGAGCTGGAACTTCTGGAAATCAATCAGATAATTGAGGAACAAAATACAGTCGTGGACGTATTGGGTAAGAAGCTGGGAAATGAAAAGAAGATTCTGGTGCTTTCCCGATCCATATCCAACGATTCGATAATGAAGGACGTAGTCCAGGAAGTTTCGAAGCTACCGCCCCTGGATTTGTTGGGGATTCAGGCAAAAGATGAACAGGTAAATCCTCTATACCAGGAACTGGAGCCCAAGCTGGTGGAAGCCCTTTCCGGCCTGGAAGGTTTGAAGGTCAGGAAAGCAGTTCTGGCCAGAGATCTGGAAGCCAATGGAAAGCGGCTGACCGATTTACAGAAGGACTTAGCCCAAAGGGAGATAAAATTAGAGAATCTAACCAGGACGTATGAGTTAGCTAAGGAAGTTTATAAGTCGTTAAAACAAAGGTTTGAAGAAGCTCGAATCCAGGTTGCCTCCAAAACCCAGGAATTAAAGGTCGTAGACTCGGCGGTTATACCTGAAAATCCTATTAAACCCAACAGGAAAATGAATGTACTTACTGCAGGAGCCGTTGCACTCTTGGGTTTGGTAATACTTGCTTTTCTTCTGGAGTATATCTCCCGCTATAGAGTTAAACCGTCTATTCAGACTACCTTAGATTCCTCTTTACCGTAA
- a CDS encoding GDP-L-fucose synthase yields the protein MSENKPEAVQDWPNSNEFWKNKRVVVTGGAGFLGTFVVKKLRERRAAEIFVPRSKDYDLRDLTTIRRLFTQVRPHIVIHLAARVGGIGANQAHPAEFFYDNLIMGVQLLHEAWRAGISKFVAIGTVCAYPKYTPVPFKEEDLWNGYPEETNAPYGLAKKMLLVQSQAYRRQYGFNSIFLLPANLYGPGDNFDLESSHVIPALIRKFIEAGELAKSATESTGRQDTVIPIVTVWGDGSPTREFLYVEDAAEGILLATERYNDSQPVNLGSAFEISIKELVETIGRLMGFEGRIVWDTTKPNGQPRRKLDIGRAEQLFGFRASTPFEEGLRRTIQWYQSILSSKDQKTGVARGETRKEQRVKST from the coding sequence ATGAGCGAGAATAAGCCAGAGGCGGTTCAGGACTGGCCGAACAGTAATGAATTTTGGAAAAACAAACGTGTTGTTGTGACCGGTGGTGCCGGATTTTTGGGTACCTTTGTAGTTAAAAAGCTTAGGGAACGGAGAGCGGCGGAGATTTTCGTTCCCCGGAGTAAGGATTATGATTTGAGGGATTTAACTACCATTCGGCGTTTATTTACCCAGGTCCGACCCCATATAGTTATTCATCTGGCCGCAAGGGTAGGAGGTATCGGGGCCAATCAAGCCCATCCGGCGGAGTTTTTCTATGACAACCTGATAATGGGTGTACAACTCCTGCACGAGGCCTGGCGGGCCGGTATAAGTAAGTTTGTAGCCATCGGTACCGTATGTGCCTATCCCAAGTATACGCCGGTACCTTTTAAAGAAGAAGATCTATGGAATGGCTATCCCGAGGAAACCAATGCTCCTTACGGCCTGGCCAAGAAGATGCTCCTGGTTCAAAGTCAGGCTTACCGTCGGCAATATGGTTTCAACTCCATCTTTTTGTTACCGGCTAATCTTTACGGACCTGGAGATAATTTTGACCTGGAGTCCTCCCATGTAATTCCGGCCCTTATTCGGAAATTCATTGAGGCCGGGGAGCTTGCTAAGTCGGCTACAGAAAGTACCGGCCGGCAAGATACAGTTATTCCCATCGTTACGGTCTGGGGAGATGGTTCGCCCACCCGTGAGTTTCTCTATGTAGAGGATGCTGCAGAGGGTATTTTGCTGGCGACCGAGCGTTATAACGACAGTCAGCCGGTGAACCTGGGGAGTGCCTTCGAGATCAGTATTAAAGAGTTGGTAGAAACCATTGGCCGACTGATGGGGTTTGAGGGGAGGATTGTATGGGATACTACGAAACCGAATGGACAACCCCGGCGCAAGCTGGATATTGGTCGAGCCGAACAACTCTTTGGCTTCAGAGCTTCGACACCCTTCGAAGAAGGTCTGCGTCGGACCATTCAGTGGTATCAATCTATTCTCAGTTCAAAGGATCAAAAAACCGGGGTGGCCCGGGGTGAAACCCGAAAAGAGCAAAGAGTTAAATCGACGTAA
- a CDS encoding polymer-forming cytoskeletal protein gives MEIQSPRGSVLIITLFMVSILYLLGISLLLLSFTETTLSDLEVRSMQSLYLAESALAEGLAKLRTNPDYRTDLNDTLPIGTNVGLYSVKFYDGTNDGNGYYRPALSPFLYQIILAGKGTVPGFRTSAQTEIEAEVVLKPFVMLSEESLDIRDGSVIQGNIHANQQVTLSPASTVTGNVTTSGSLTNQGTVTGVISFLEPSIRLPVLTTQPYYPTYTYQGTTYSAQKLTSVSVPLPNPPGNPPPYPNIEFYQGTTSSGNPAGVYYVDEPITASLVQIDLTGTLILLPSAGDLNISGAVRITPVGSFPAILSSRHLQIRMMGNLSSFGVTGNLIQGLIYTDGDILLIGEDLSGRAVEGMLIAHGITTQGIPNLQINYTPSILSNPPPDLDLIEVLSWKQKE, from the coding sequence ATGGAAATACAAAGTCCCAGGGGGAGTGTTTTAATCATAACCTTATTCATGGTTTCGATTCTTTACCTTCTAGGTATCTCCCTGCTGTTACTTTCCTTTACCGAGACGACCCTTTCAGATTTGGAGGTCCGATCTATGCAGTCTCTTTATCTGGCCGAAAGTGCTTTGGCCGAAGGACTGGCTAAATTAAGAACAAATCCAGACTATCGTACGGATCTCAATGATACCCTTCCTATCGGAACGAACGTGGGATTATATTCGGTTAAGTTCTATGATGGCACCAATGATGGAAATGGTTATTATCGACCTGCACTCTCGCCCTTCCTTTATCAGATTATCCTGGCCGGTAAAGGAACCGTCCCGGGATTTCGAACCTCCGCTCAGACAGAAATAGAGGCCGAAGTTGTCCTGAAACCCTTTGTGATGCTCTCAGAAGAGTCTCTGGATATAAGAGATGGGAGCGTCATTCAGGGAAATATCCATGCCAATCAGCAGGTTACCCTTTCTCCGGCATCTACAGTTACCGGAAATGTGACCACGAGCGGAAGTCTTACCAACCAGGGAACGGTTACGGGGGTTATCTCCTTTCTGGAACCATCCATTCGCCTGCCTGTACTCACGACTCAGCCTTATTATCCGACGTATACCTACCAGGGTACCACCTATTCTGCTCAAAAACTGACCTCCGTTTCGGTTCCTCTTCCGAATCCGCCCGGTAATCCACCGCCGTATCCCAATATCGAATTCTATCAAGGTACCACAAGCTCCGGAAATCCAGCCGGAGTTTACTATGTGGATGAGCCGATTACGGCCAGTCTTGTTCAAATCGATTTAACAGGAACGCTCATCCTGCTCCCTTCTGCGGGAGATCTTAATATAAGCGGGGCTGTTAGAATTACTCCGGTGGGTTCTTTTCCGGCCATCCTGAGTTCCCGCCATCTGCAAATTAGAATGATGGGAAATCTCAGCTCTTTTGGGGTAACAGGGAATTTAATCCAGGGTCTCATTTATACCGACGGGGACATACTCCTGATAGGTGAAGACCTATCAGGAAGGGCAGTTGAGGGTATGCTCATAGCCCATGGGATTACCACCCAGGGTATCCCAAACCTGCAGATCAACTATACCCCCAGCATATTGTCAAATCCACCACCAGATTTAGATTTAATTGAAGTTCTGAGCTGGAAGCAAA
- a CDS encoding lipid II flippase MurJ, with the protein MTISRVLLTRWRQFTTGTVNREIVGAALTIGLITSLVKVISFFKETILASVFGITTDLDAFIFAFTVVSFFLDLLLNAFQSSFIPVFAQIENRGIPLYAQRFLANTVTFLLIGIVGVIILFIGVLPQMLRIIAYGFSPEKQALTLSLIWGLIPYFFLRGLSTLCHGVLQAGKRFGFSSLVPVFTPLVTIFLLLLSGSSWGVRVLVWATVIGAGIELSVLQFALARRGYSLRLNWEPINSDLRRVFLQTGALMGGTLMMGSTALVDQAMASGLDAGSIAGLNFGNKIPSLLTNITATALATAILPYFSEMVARQDWEGCRHTLKRYTQLLLLTSVPLVTVLILISEPLVRLIFQRGAFDAQAAHLVAGIQRAYLLQAPSYLIGILAVRLISAMGKNQILTFVTGVNMVLNVILNWWFMQIWGVYGIALSTSTVYLVSTILCMGFATRLLK; encoded by the coding sequence GTGACGATATCCCGGGTTCTTTTGACACGCTGGCGACAATTTACAACCGGTACGGTCAATCGAGAGATCGTCGGTGCAGCTCTAACCATTGGCCTGATTACGTCACTGGTTAAGGTAATAAGTTTTTTTAAAGAGACCATCCTGGCCAGTGTATTTGGTATAACGACAGATCTAGATGCCTTTATTTTTGCCTTTACCGTTGTAAGTTTTTTTCTAGATCTTTTACTAAATGCTTTCCAATCCTCCTTTATTCCTGTATTTGCTCAGATTGAAAATCGAGGTATTCCACTTTATGCTCAACGCTTTTTGGCAAATACGGTTACATTTCTTTTGATTGGGATAGTTGGGGTGATTATCCTCTTTATAGGGGTACTCCCACAGATGTTAAGGATAATAGCTTACGGTTTTTCACCGGAAAAGCAGGCCTTGACCCTCTCCCTGATTTGGGGGCTTATCCCCTATTTTTTCTTGAGAGGTCTAAGTACTTTATGTCATGGAGTACTTCAGGCGGGAAAGCGTTTTGGGTTTAGCAGCCTGGTTCCTGTCTTTACACCCCTCGTGACCATCTTTCTTTTACTTTTATCAGGTTCGAGCTGGGGGGTGAGAGTTTTAGTCTGGGCCACGGTTATAGGAGCAGGCATAGAGCTTAGTGTCTTACAGTTTGCTTTAGCACGAAGAGGTTATAGTCTCAGGCTGAACTGGGAACCGATCAACTCAGATCTGCGGCGGGTATTCCTCCAAACGGGGGCATTAATGGGAGGAACTCTTATGATGGGTAGTACTGCGCTGGTCGATCAGGCAATGGCCTCTGGTCTGGATGCGGGTTCTATTGCCGGACTTAATTTCGGTAATAAAATTCCCTCTCTTTTAACCAATATAACGGCCACTGCCCTAGCTACGGCTATTCTACCTTATTTCTCGGAAATGGTTGCCCGACAAGATTGGGAAGGTTGCCGACATACTTTAAAGCGATACACCCAACTCTTATTACTCACCAGTGTTCCTCTTGTAACAGTCCTTATTCTGATTTCAGAACCTTTAGTACGTCTTATCTTTCAGCGTGGGGCATTCGATGCCCAGGCGGCACATTTGGTGGCCGGAATTCAGCGAGCTTATTTACTTCAGGCTCCCAGTTATCTTATAGGTATTCTGGCCGTCAGGCTCATCTCGGCAATGGGAAAAAACCAAATCCTTACCTTTGTAACAGGTGTTAACATGGTTTTGAATGTGATCCTCAACTGGTG
- a CDS encoding 2-dehydropantoate 2-reductase has protein sequence MKFVIAGAGAIGAYMGARMARVGLDVTLFARGAHVRAMQEHGVRVKSPEGDFEVRPGVTDNLETLGPVDVIILGVKAHSLPELAPRLHPLLGPDTVVVSTQNGIPWWYFQHHGGEFEGLRLERVDPGGVISSAIEPHRVVGSIVYFSTEIIQPGVIRHIEGNRISLGEPDGTRSDRCRKIAEALIQAGFRCPVTTHIRHEIWVKLLGNVAFNPISALTGATLVQMVRDPEVSALVRHIMREAEAVATRLGLELPISIEQRMAGAEKVGEHKTSMLQDLEAGRPLELEAIVGAVVELGERLGLPMTHTRTVYACTKLLAHCKSRRI, from the coding sequence ATGAAATTTGTCATTGCCGGTGCAGGCGCCATTGGCGCATATATGGGAGCCCGTATGGCCCGGGTGGGTCTGGACGTTACGTTATTTGCCCGGGGGGCTCACGTTCGTGCCATGCAGGAGCATGGAGTCCGGGTTAAAAGCCCAGAGGGGGACTTTGAAGTGAGGCCTGGAGTAACAGATAATCTGGAAACCCTGGGTCCGGTTGATGTGATTATCCTCGGGGTCAAAGCCCACAGTCTGCCGGAACTGGCACCCAGATTGCATCCCCTGCTGGGTCCGGATACAGTCGTAGTCAGTACCCAAAATGGCATTCCCTGGTGGTATTTTCAGCATCACGGCGGTGAGTTTGAGGGACTTCGGTTGGAGCGGGTGGACCCGGGTGGTGTCATCTCTTCTGCCATTGAACCCCACCGGGTGGTCGGTTCCATCGTTTATTTTTCAACCGAGATCATCCAACCCGGGGTAATCCGACATATCGAAGGTAACCGTATCTCCCTGGGTGAACCCGACGGTACACGCTCCGATAGATGTCGTAAGATCGCAGAAGCATTGATCCAGGCAGGCTTTCGATGCCCTGTTACAACCCATATTCGCCACGAAATTTGGGTTAAACTCCTAGGTAACGTGGCGTTTAATCCCATCAGTGCCCTGACCGGTGCCACACTGGTCCAAATGGTTCGTGATCCGGAGGTTTCGGCTCTGGTCCGCCACATCATGAGGGAAGCAGAAGCTGTGGCCACCAGACTTGGACTCGAATTGCCCATTTCCATCGAGCAGAGAATGGCAGGGGCTGAAAAAGTTGGGGAGCACAAAACCTCCATGCTCCAGGACCTGGAAGCCGGACGACCCCTGGAGCTGGAAGCTATTGTCGGAGCGGTAGTTGAATTGGGAGAACGTCTGGGACTTCCCATGACCCATACCCGTACTGTCTATGCCTGTACAAAACTCCTGGCCCACTGTAAAAGCCGACGGATTTAA